Below is a window of Arthrobacter sp. ERGS1:01 DNA.
CCCCTGGCCCAACGCGGCCACAACGAGGCGCCGCTGGCCGGAAAATGGTTGCTGGAAAACGATGTGGTGCCCGACTTCATCCTGTGTTCCTCGGCGCTGCGTACTCGGCAGACCTGCGCGTGGGTGGGCCAGCAACTGGGGGAGAAGGGGCCCACGCCCAAGCTGGAGGACGAGCTGTACGACGCCGGCCCCACCCGGATCCTGTCGGTCATCAACCACGTCCCCGAAACCGTCACCACGCTCATGGTGATCAGCCACATGCCCGGCATCCAGGAGGTGGCGCTGCGCCTTGCCTCCCGCGATTCGGACCAGGAGGCCTATATGTCGCTCGCCTCCGGCTACCCCACCAGCGCGTTGACCGTCCTGGAGCACACGGGGGACTGGGCCACGCTCGACGGCCAGGACGCCCGCGTCACCCACTTCGTGGTGCCCCGCTAATCACCCAGGCCCGCGAAGCAGGCGAAAGGATTGTGGAATGCGCAATGACCGGCTCATGCCGATTCACGGCCCCGAATTCAAGGCCATGGCCGGGCGGGTCCTGCAGGTCACGGCACTCACCTCCCGCCTGAATGCGCTGCCTTTTGAGGACGACGCCGGCAAGGCCGCGCTGCTCGAGCGGATCCTGGGCCGGGCGCTTCCGGAGCGGGTGACGATCTACCCGCCCTTCTACACCGACCACGGGCTCAAGCTGGAGCTGGCCGAGCGCGTCTTCATCAACCAGGGCTGCACGTTCCTGGACTATGCCGGAATCCGGCTCGGCGAAGGCGTCATGATCGGACCGAAGGCCACCTTCATCACGAGCGGCCACCCCGTGGACCCGGCCGAGCGCAGGCTCTACCTCACCGGCGCACCCATCGACGTGGCCGAGAACGTGTGGATCGGCGCCGGGGCAACCATCCTGCCCGGCGTCAGCATAGGCCGGGACGCCGTGATCGCCGCCGGCGCCATCGTGGCCGACGACGTGCCCGCGGCGAGCCTGGTGACAGGCACCAAAGCCGCCGTCCGGCGTCGTTGGTGACGGCCGGACGGCAACGCCCGCACCCGGCGCTGGTGTGACTAGACCTCGATCTCCGGCATGAGCGTCTTGAGCGTCCACGTCTTGCTCTTGAAGGACGCCAGCCAGGCCAGGCCCAGGCCCAGCAGCGTATAGCCGGCCAGGCCCAACACGATGGGCAACAACGGGGTCAGGTCCGCCCCGTAGATCAGGTGCCGCATGCCGTCCACCACATGCCCCATGGGCATGATCTGGTGCACAAGGTGCAGGGGCTGCGGTGTGGTTTGCCAGGGGAACGTGCCGCCTGAGGACACCAGCTGCAACACCAGCAGGAGCAGCACCACGAACTTCCCCGGCGTACCCAGCAGGGCCACAATGCCCTGGATCAAGGCGGTGAAGGCCAGTGAGGCGAGCGCCAGCAGCCCCAGGGTAAGCCACGGATGGCTGGGGGACAGCCCCAGGCCAAAGACCACGACGCTGTACAGCAGCGCTGCCTGCACCACGGACACCGTGGCGAACGGCAGCCAGCCGCCCACCGCGATCTTCCATGACGGGGCGTTGGAGGCCAGTGCGCGCTTGGTCAGGGGCCGCATGGCCTGGACCAGCATGAACGCCCCGATCCACAGCGCCAGGACCAGGAAGAACGGAGCAAGGCCCGAACCGTAGTTGGCGGCCTTGGCCTGGGAGATCGAGTTGACCTCGATCGGGTTGGCGATGACGCCGGCCGCGTTGGCCTGGTCCTTGCTGGAGGGATTCGGCACCGCCCCGGCGCCCTTGTCCAGCTGGGTGGCGAGCTCCTTGGCGCCCGAGGCCAGCTTCGTGGAGCCGGTCTTCAACTCGGTGGCCCCGGAATTGACCTTCTTGGCGCCCGCGGCCAGCTGGTTGGCACCCTCAAGGGTGCTGTTCTCCCCGTCCGCGAGGGTCGTGGCGCCGGAGGAGAGCTGCGCGGCGCCGGAGTGGGCCTGGCCAATCGCCGAGGCCAGGGCCGGCGTTGCCGCCGACAACTTGGCGGCGCCGTCGGCCACGGCCCGGGAGCCGTCGGCCAGCTTTTGGATGTCCGCGGCATCGGTGGCGAGTTTGTCCTTCACCGCCGTCACGGCCGGACTGGTCGTGGCGGAGGCCAGCGAGGTGCGAATTTGTGTGGCCTGCGCCGCCGTAATGGTGCCACCGGAGACC
It encodes the following:
- a CDS encoding SixA phosphatase family protein codes for the protein MSEHHVKRLILMRHAKAAFPLGVADHERPLAQRGHNEAPLAGKWLLENDVVPDFILCSSALRTRQTCAWVGQQLGEKGPTPKLEDELYDAGPTRILSVINHVPETVTTLMVISHMPGIQEVALRLASRDSDQEAYMSLASGYPTSALTVLEHTGDWATLDGQDARVTHFVVPR
- a CDS encoding DapH/DapD/GlmU-related protein, yielding MRNDRLMPIHGPEFKAMAGRVLQVTALTSRLNALPFEDDAGKAALLERILGRALPERVTIYPPFYTDHGLKLELAERVFINQGCTFLDYAGIRLGEGVMIGPKATFITSGHPVDPAERRLYLTGAPIDVAENVWIGAGATILPGVSIGRDAVIAAGAIVADDVPAASLVTGTKAAVRRRW
- a CDS encoding YhgE/Pip domain-containing protein translates to MTVFRLALSELKRMTGGILPKLTIVALVMVPLLYGAVYLYANWDPYAHLNQLKAAIVMQDEGTVTKDGKDLKVGEQVARNLIDAKMFNWQEVSSPAAANAGVDSGDYAFALMIPKDFSANLASPENFDAATQAIMSVTTNDANNYLLTSIVDKLTTSVHASVAQQVGEQTANALLSGYGTIHAQLVQAVAGATQLSNGAATLNTGVGTLQSGTAELSRGADALAAGQVQLAAGAEQLSSGAAALNSGLDQLQTQTAKLPADTATLSSGAAAVAAGNAALNTKVQGAIGTADELDTAATAAINGKLDQLVSGGTITAAQATQIRTSLASATTSPAVTAVKDKLATDAADIQKLADGSRAVADGAAKLSAATPALASAIGQAHSGAAQLSSGATTLADGENSTLEGANQLAAGAKKVNSGATELKTGSTKLASGAKELATQLDKGAGAVPNPSSKDQANAAGVIANPIEVNSISQAKAANYGSGLAPFFLVLALWIGAFMLVQAMRPLTKRALASNAPSWKIAVGGWLPFATVSVVQAALLYSVVVFGLGLSPSHPWLTLGLLALASLAFTALIQGIVALLGTPGKFVVLLLLVLQLVSSGGTFPWQTTPQPLHLVHQIMPMGHVVDGMRHLIYGADLTPLLPIVLGLAGYTLLGLGLAWLASFKSKTWTLKTLMPEIEV